In one window of Pristiophorus japonicus isolate sPriJap1 chromosome 9, sPriJap1.hap1, whole genome shotgun sequence DNA:
- the LOC139273735 gene encoding histone H4-like, with amino-acid sequence MTGGGKGGKGLGKGRAKRHHKVLRNNIQGITKPAIRRLARRGRVKRISGLIYEETRGVLKIFLENVIRDAVIYTEHAKRKTVTAMDLVYALKQQSRTLYGFGG; translated from the coding sequence ATGACTGGaggaggtaaaggaggcaaaggactgggtaaaggcagAGCCAAACGGCACCATAAAGTGCTCCgtaataacatccagggcatcaccaaaccagccatccgccgcctggctcgccgtggccgtgtcaagcggatctcgggcctgatctacgaggagacccgcggggtgctgaagattttcctggagaatgtgatcagggatgcggtcaTCTACACTgaacacgccaagcgcaagacggtcactgccatggatctggtgtacgctctgaaacagcagagccgcactctctatggattcggcggctga
- the LOC139273736 gene encoding histone H4, with translation MSGRGKGGKGLGKGGAKRHRKVLRDNIQGITKPAIRRLARRGGVKRISGLIYEETRGVLKVFLENVIRDAVTYTEHAKRKTVTAMDVVYALKRQGRTLYGFGG, from the coding sequence ATGTCTGGTCGAGGGAAAGGAGGCAAAGGATtgggtaaaggcggagccaagcggcaccgtaaagtgctccgtgataacatccagggcatcaccaaaccagccattcgccgcctggctcgccgtggcggtgtcaagcggatctcgggcctgatctacgaggagacccgcggggtgctgaaagttttcctggagaatgtgatcagggatgcagtcacctacactgagcacgccaaacgcaagacggtcactgccatggatgtggtgtacgctctgaaaaggcagggccgcactctctatggattcggcggctga